A single window of Coffea eugenioides isolate CCC68of chromosome 7, Ceug_1.0, whole genome shotgun sequence DNA harbors:
- the LOC113776826 gene encoding cytochrome P450 81E8-like, with translation MEQNLLSNIAILFLTLILPLLLLHKKRQKKSLPSSPPSLPILGHLHLLKPPLHKTFKHLSDKYGPIFSLRFGNQLAVITSSPAIVEECLTKNGIVFANRPSGLGSKYLNYDGTTIATAPYGPLWKRLRRISTMELFSGTRLNMFSANRQDETKLLVKNLYKKSSQNFARVEIRSQMMEMTINNIMTMFSGKRYYGYEVEDNKEALQFRDIVREMFELAILSPVDYFPILRWFGYQNLENRMIAFQKKSDEFLQRLLDEQRTSPTGDGRRTIMEILQSMQELEPEFFSDDIIKGFVLILLAAGSETSSSTIEWTMSLLLNHPKELERARAELDKNIGQNRLVEEEDLPKLPYLQSIIYESQRLLPATPILLPRASSSDCTIGNYTIPSTTILIVNAWAIHRDPQLWDDPESFKPERFLGLENDAYKHKFIPFGLGRRKCPGAGLANRLVGLTLGSLIQCFEWERISNELVDLSEGTGITMSKASPLEAICKPRESMVKFLAGI, from the exons ATGGAACAAAATTTGTTGAGCAACATTGCCATATTGTTCTTAACCTTAATTCTTCCACTGCTCCTTTTACACAAAAAAAGGCAGAAAAAATCTCTGCCATCAAGCCCTCCTTCCTTGCCAATCTTAGGCCATCTTCATTTGCTAAAACCACCACTGCACAAAACCTTTAAGCACCTTTCTGATAAATATGGTCCAATATTTTCCCTAAGGTTTGGTAATCAACTTGCGGTTATAACATCTTCACCTGCTATTGTCGAAGAATGCTTAACCAAAAATGGCATTGTTTTCGCGAACAGGCCTTCTGGACTTGGTTCGAAGTACCTCAACTACGACGGTACCACTATAGCTACTGCCCCCTATGGTCCTCTCTGGAAAAGACTTCGAAGGATCTCTACTATGGAACTCTTCTCAGGAACTCGCCTTAACATGTTTTCGGCAAATCGACAGGATGAAACCAAGTTACTAGTGAAAAATCTATACAAAAAATCATCCCAGAATTTTGCAAGAGTGGAGATACGATCCCAGATGATGGAGATGACCATTAACAATATAATGACAATGTTTTCCGGAAAGCGGTATTATGGATATGAAGTGGAAGACAACAAGGAGGCTTTGCAATTTCGGGACATTGTTCGGGAAATGTTTGAGCTGGCGATTTTGAGTCCAGTGGATTATTTTCCAATTCTGAGATGGTTTGGTTATCAGAATCTGGAGAATAGAATGATTGCATTTcagaaaaaatctgatgagttCTTGCAACGTCTGCTAGACGAACAGCGAACTTCTCCAACTGGGGATGGAAGGAGGACGATTATGGAAATATTGCAGTCCATGCAAGAATTGGAACCTGAATTCTTTTCGGATGATATCATCAAAGGTTTTGTACTG ATTCTACTGGCTGCTGGATCAGAGACTTCATCTTCAACAATAGAGTGGACTATGTCTCTTCTGCTCAACCATCCTAAAGAGCTGGAAAGGGCTAGAGCTGAGCTAGATAAAAACATTGGTCAAAATCGTTTGGTGGAAGAAGAAGATCTGCCTAAGCTGCCTTATCTCCAAAGCATCATCTATGAATCACAAAGATTACTTCCAGCCACTCCGATTCTTCTTCCACGTGCATCATCAAGTGATTGcaccattggaaactacaccATACCCTCTACAACTATATTGATTGTAAATGCTTGGGCTATTCATAGGGATCCTCAGCTGTGGGATGACCCTGAGAGTTTCAAGCCAGAAAGGTTCTTAGGCTTGGAAAATGATGCATACAAGCATAAGTTCATACCATTTGGTCTTGGTAGGAGGAAATGTCCTGGCGCTGGCCTCGCCAATCGGCTGGTGGGATTGACTCTGGGATCATTAATTCAGTGCTTTGAATGGGAGAGGATCAGCAATGAGTTGGTAGACTTGTCTGAAGGTACAGGTATTACAATGTCTAAAGCCTCGCCGTTGGAGGCAATTTGCAAGCCTCGTGAATCCATGGTCAAATTTCTTGCTGGGATTTGA